One genomic region from Paraburkholderia azotifigens encodes:
- the pgaC gene encoding poly-beta-1,6-N-acetyl-D-glucosamine synthase: MKNVLSVISNFVFYYPLLMAYLWMVGGLLHYLLIERRDAGRKVAPPLPAYPKVSVVVPCYNEAANVREVIACLDKLNYPNYNVIAINDGSRDETGAILNQLVNVYPKLVVVHQHQNEGKAIGLTTAAMLSDAEYLMCIDGDSLLDKEAIGWMLRHFLDDASVGAVTGNPRIRTRSSLLGRMQVGEFSSIVGLIKRTQHMYGRLLTVSGVVSMFRKRALQEVGYWSSDMLTEDIDISWKLQVQGWGVNFESRALSWILMPETFRGLYKQRLRWAKGGIQVLFKYAGAVLSRRNMMMWPIFVEYATSIVWAYCMLFTLVMMAATALFTLPESWRFAFVPRGTGVLLFATCCVQILLGCLIDRRYDKNLLRYFIDTVWYPAAFWAISMIASVIALPGVVSQRRRKRARWVSPDRGIRSSGAVVADASAALLAQPLTQPLAQPVTQQTE, from the coding sequence ATGAAAAACGTACTGAGCGTCATCTCGAACTTCGTCTTCTACTATCCATTGCTGATGGCGTATCTGTGGATGGTGGGGGGACTGCTGCACTACCTGCTGATCGAGCGCCGCGACGCGGGGCGCAAGGTTGCGCCGCCGCTGCCGGCGTATCCGAAAGTGTCCGTCGTCGTGCCTTGCTACAACGAGGCCGCTAACGTGCGCGAAGTGATCGCGTGCCTCGACAAGCTGAACTATCCGAACTACAACGTCATCGCGATCAACGACGGCAGCCGCGACGAAACGGGTGCGATCCTGAACCAGCTCGTCAACGTGTATCCGAAGCTCGTCGTCGTGCATCAGCATCAGAACGAAGGCAAGGCGATTGGGCTCACGACGGCCGCGATGCTGTCGGATGCTGAGTACCTGATGTGCATCGACGGCGACTCGCTGCTCGACAAGGAAGCGATCGGCTGGATGCTGCGCCACTTCCTCGACGACGCTTCCGTCGGCGCCGTGACGGGCAACCCGCGCATCCGCACGCGCTCGTCGCTGCTCGGCCGCATGCAGGTGGGCGAGTTCTCGTCGATCGTCGGTCTCATCAAGCGCACGCAGCACATGTATGGGCGTCTGTTGACGGTGTCGGGCGTGGTGTCGATGTTCAGGAAGCGCGCGCTGCAGGAAGTGGGCTACTGGAGCTCCGACATGCTGACGGAGGACATCGACATCAGCTGGAAGCTGCAGGTGCAGGGCTGGGGCGTGAACTTCGAATCGCGCGCGCTGAGCTGGATCCTGATGCCCGAAACGTTCCGCGGCCTCTACAAGCAGCGTCTGCGCTGGGCGAAGGGCGGCATCCAGGTGCTGTTCAAATATGCGGGCGCCGTGCTGTCCCGCCGCAACATGATGATGTGGCCGATCTTCGTCGAGTACGCAACCAGCATCGTGTGGGCGTATTGCATGCTTTTCACGCTCGTGATGATGGCGGCCACCGCGCTCTTCACGCTGCCCGAAAGCTGGCGCTTCGCGTTCGTGCCGCGCGGCACGGGTGTGCTGCTGTTCGCGACCTGCTGCGTGCAGATTCTGCTGGGCTGCCTGATCGACCGCCGTTACGACAAGAACCTGCTGCGCTATTTCATCGACACCGTCTGGTATCCCGCGGCGTTCTGGGCAATCAGCATGATCGCATCCGTGATCGCGCTGCCGGGCGTGGTCAGCCAGCGCCGCAGAAAGCGCGCGCGCTGGGTGAGCCCCGATCGCGGCATCCGCTCGAGCGGCGCCGTGGTGGCGGATGCATCGGCTGCGCTGCTCGCGCAACCTCTCACGCAACCCCTCGCGCAACCTGTCACGCAGCAAACTGAATGA
- the pgaB gene encoding poly-beta-1,6-N-acetyl-D-glucosamine N-deacetylase PgaB, producing the protein MDKLNRRRFLAFAAGLAAVPAAQARIALDRLPPPDADDGLTFRVLAIHDIRDDLRADVSTVADTCAISTATLNTIFAWLKAKDFRPVSVDQIVASRNGGPRLPPRAVLLTFDDAYKSQFTRAFPLLQQYGYPALIGVVTRWTDTPAGDPVRISHKSLMPPGYFMSWDDLREMANSGLVEVASHTHDLHHGALANPQGNELPAASAHLYYPQLERYETDEEYQARVRDDLKKSVDLIQDRTGVTVRSAVWPYGMYNAALIKASQALGMSVHFTLDDGPNTPDVPLTQIRRLLVSYDWDVGTLIAQMRSSRLYRGEHNPVERVVNVSLDEIYDIDPNKSEEKLGRLLDRIKDLEPKSVYLKAYWDPDNTGVARALYYPNRHMPMRADLFNRTAWQLITRAGVQVYARMPLLAFDLPTGHAAAGRFVEVAANSPGDAQRGRTPRLSPFDPLARQTIQDIYDDLTRYSSFNGVVFGSDATLNAYEDASPAAMAVYRSWGLPGDVAQIHASDDLMQRWAKNRTAYLNTFTNQLAERVRAYQGGGNVLTARTVPAEAVFDANAERNFSLSLASSLANYDFVALTAAPHAAGERVNDAWLDSLRQTVLQQHGAAARTVFELPAINRDTQQPVEAAVLRAQMKRLNAGGVVHLGYGPDDFLKNRPDTTVLRDVMSVQSTLRSNQGMLG; encoded by the coding sequence ATGGACAAGCTCAACCGTAGACGTTTTCTCGCCTTCGCCGCCGGTCTCGCCGCTGTGCCCGCCGCGCAGGCCCGTATCGCGCTCGACCGCCTGCCGCCGCCCGATGCCGACGACGGACTCACGTTCCGCGTGCTCGCCATTCATGACATCCGCGACGATCTGCGTGCGGATGTCTCGACGGTCGCCGATACCTGCGCGATCAGCACGGCCACGCTCAACACGATTTTCGCGTGGCTGAAGGCGAAGGACTTCCGTCCCGTGAGCGTCGACCAGATCGTCGCGTCGCGCAACGGCGGGCCGCGCCTGCCGCCGCGCGCCGTGCTGCTCACATTCGACGATGCGTACAAGAGCCAGTTCACGCGTGCGTTCCCGCTGCTGCAGCAGTACGGCTATCCCGCGCTGATCGGCGTCGTCACGCGCTGGACCGATACGCCCGCGGGCGACCCGGTGCGCATCAGCCATAAGTCTTTGATGCCGCCGGGCTACTTCATGAGCTGGGACGATCTGCGCGAGATGGCGAACTCGGGTCTCGTCGAAGTCGCGTCGCACACGCACGACCTGCATCACGGCGCGCTCGCGAATCCGCAAGGCAACGAACTGCCTGCCGCCAGCGCGCATCTGTATTACCCGCAGCTCGAACGCTATGAGACGGACGAAGAGTACCAGGCCCGTGTGCGCGACGACCTGAAGAAGAGCGTCGATCTGATCCAGGACCGCACGGGCGTGACGGTGCGCTCGGCGGTGTGGCCGTACGGGATGTACAACGCGGCGCTGATCAAGGCATCGCAGGCGCTCGGCATGTCCGTGCATTTCACGCTCGACGACGGCCCCAACACGCCCGACGTGCCGCTCACGCAGATTCGCCGGCTGCTCGTCTCGTACGACTGGGACGTAGGTACGCTGATCGCGCAGATGCGTTCGTCGCGTCTGTATCGCGGCGAGCACAACCCGGTCGAGCGCGTGGTCAACGTGTCGCTCGACGAGATCTACGACATCGATCCGAACAAGAGCGAAGAGAAGCTCGGCCGTCTGCTCGACCGCATCAAGGATCTCGAGCCGAAGTCGGTGTATCTGAAGGCGTACTGGGATCCCGATAACACAGGCGTTGCACGCGCGCTGTATTACCCGAACCGCCACATGCCGATGCGCGCCGACCTGTTCAACCGCACCGCATGGCAGCTGATCACGCGCGCAGGCGTTCAGGTCTACGCACGCATGCCGCTGCTCGCCTTCGATCTGCCGACGGGGCACGCGGCGGCGGGACGTTTCGTCGAAGTCGCAGCGAACAGCCCGGGCGATGCGCAGCGTGGCCGCACGCCGCGCCTGAGCCCGTTCGATCCGCTCGCACGTCAAACCATCCAGGACATCTACGACGATCTCACGCGCTATTCGAGCTTCAACGGTGTCGTGTTCGGTTCGGACGCGACGCTGAACGCGTATGAAGACGCGAGCCCCGCCGCGATGGCCGTGTACCGCTCGTGGGGCCTGCCCGGCGACGTCGCGCAGATTCACGCGTCCGACGACCTGATGCAACGCTGGGCGAAGAACAGGACGGCGTATCTGAACACGTTCACCAACCAGCTCGCCGAGCGCGTGCGTGCGTATCAGGGCGGCGGAAACGTGCTGACGGCGCGCACCGTCCCCGCCGAAGCCGTGTTCGACGCCAACGCCGAACGCAATTTCTCGCTGAGCCTTGCGTCGTCGCTCGCGAACTATGACTTCGTCGCGCTGACGGCGGCGCCGCACGCGGCGGGCGAACGCGTGAACGACGCGTGGCTCGACAGCTTGCGGCAAACCGTGTTGCAGCAGCACGGCGCGGCGGCCAGGACCGTGTTCGAGCTGCCCGCGATCAACCGCGACACGCAGCAGCCCGTCGAGGCGGCCGTGCTGCGCGCGCAGATGAAGCGGCTCAACGCAGGCGGCGTCGTGCATCTGGGCTACGGGCCGGACGATTTCCTCAAGAACCGGCCCGACACGACCGTGCTGCGCGACGTGATGTCGGTGCAGAGCACGCTGCGATCGAATCAGGGAATGTTGGGCTGA